The DNA region GAAGGCGACCTGGTAGGGCAGATCGTCGAGAGCCCCGGCAGCGCGCAGCAGTGATTCGGTACCGCCTTTCTGGTCACCGACCTGCAGGGTGAGGTCGGCCAGCTCCGACAACGGAACCGTTTCGGGAGCCTCCCGTGCACCCGAGACGTCCTCGCGTGACACACAGCCGGTGAGCAGCAGGCTCACCAACGTGATGACGGCGACGACTCTGGACATGGTTATCCCCTTTTTGTGGATGGCTTCTCAGATCTGCACGCCGAGTTTGTCGAGCAACTCGGCTCGGTCGGCGGCTGCGCCGGGGTCACCGGGGAGCCGCCTGGGATGGTTGATGTCGAGCGTATGAACGACCTCGCCGCCCTCCAGTACCAGCACCCGATCGGCCAGGCCGACCGCTTCGTCGACATCGTGGGTTACCAGCAGGACGCCGCAATGGTGTTGTCTCCACAGGTCGAGCAGCAGCTTTCGCATCGATAGTCGTGTCAACGCATCCAGCGCTCCGAAGGGTTCGTCGAGCAGCAGCAACTCGGGTTCGGCCACCAGTGCGCGAGCCAGCGACACCCGCTGCGCCTGACCGCCGGACAATGTCAGTGGCCACGCGCCCGCTCGGTCACCCAGGCCGACAGCTGCGAGTGCCCGTTCGGCGCGCGGCACTGCTTCGGATTTCGGTAGCCGACTGCGGGTCAGTCCGAAGGCCACGTTGGTGCGCACGTCGCGCCAGGGAAACAGTCGCGGTTCCTGGAAGGCCAGCGCCGGCGCACCCGCGACGTGCCGGTCGCCGGTGTGATCGGTGGACAGTCCCGCCAGTACGCGCAGCACGGTGGACTTGCCGGAGCCACTGCGCCCGATGAGCGCGACGATCTCGCCGCGTCCGACCCTCAGAGACACGTCGACGAGAACATGACGTTCGCCGTACCACTTGTTGACGCTGCGCAATTTCACCCGCGGCCAACGTCGTTGAATCGGAACGGTGTTCGGAGGCGACGGTCATGCGCGGTACCTCAACGCC from Mycobacterium sp. DL includes:
- a CDS encoding ABC transporter ATP-binding protein, which translates into the protein MKLRSVNKWYGERHVLVDVSLRVGRGEIVALIGRSGSGKSTVLRVLAGLSTDHTGDRHVAGAPALAFQEPRLFPWRDVRTNVAFGLTRSRLPKSEAVPRAERALAAVGLGDRAGAWPLTLSGGQAQRVSLARALVAEPELLLLDEPFGALDALTRLSMRKLLLDLWRQHHCGVLLVTHDVDEAVGLADRVLVLEGGEVVHTLDINHPRRLPGDPGAAADRAELLDKLGVQI